The DNA sequence CTTGATTCAATAATAAAAGGCGAAGACCTCAAACTTGTATTGCTTGGTAACCTTGGCTATTTTCATGATGACCCATATTCTCTTTCTTTAAACTATTACAGCGTAGCACAAGGAAGTTATTTTGGCGGTGGTGGTGGAAATTTTATCAAAGGAGGCTCTCAACAACTTTCCAATTACCTTTCAGATTTTATAGAAAGCAATGATGGAAAAGTTATTTTTAATCACACAGCAACAGAAATTATTACAGAAAACAACAAAGCGGTTGGAGTAGTTTATCAAAATAATAAGACTAAAGAATTTACTAAAGTTTATGCTGATGACATAATTGTAAATGCTGCTATTCCTAATGTTGCAAAAATGCTTTTGCCAAAAGAAGAAGGTAATAAACTCAGTCAAGAAATTGAAAGTAAAACAATAGGAGCGTCATTGCTAACTGTCTATTTTGGATTTAAAAAGCCCTTAAAAGATATTGGCAACAAATATTATTCAACTTTTATTTATGATGATTCCGTAAAAAGCCAAAAAGATATTTTAACAAATAACAAAAGTGATTTTACAACTCGCAGTTTTACCTTTGTTGATTACAGCCAAATTAATTCGGCACTTGCTCCAAAAGGGAAAAGCGTAGGTGCTCTTTGCTGTATTGATTACACTTCCGATTGGGAACATCTTGAAAAGGAAGAATACAAGGAAAAGAAAGAAGAAGTTGCACAAATTTTTATTTATAGATTAGAAAAAATTATTCCGGGTATTAAAAATGCAATAGAATATTATGAAGTTGGAACTGCATTAACAGTGAAAAAATACACTTTAAATCCTGATGGTGCTGTTTATGGTTTTGCACAAACAACTGAAAATGTTAATGCAAAAAAAATAGAATCCATTGATAATTTACACTTTGCCTCGGCCTGGACAAAAACAGGAGGAGGGTTTTCAGGAGCAATATTTAGTGGTTATTTGTGTGCTTTTGATATTTTGAGGAATAGAAGATAAATAATTGCTTATTGGCGGTTAGTTACGGATTAGAAGCTTGACTTCCTACTGTTTTATTTATCACCGATTTTCACAGCAAACTTTTCAGCCAT is a window from the Bacteroidota bacterium genome containing:
- a CDS encoding FAD-dependent oxidoreductase; its protein translation is MKYDTIIIGGGLGGLTAGAKLSKSEKKVLLIEQHSIPGGCATTFKRKDFTMEVGLHEMDGLHKKDMKSKIFRDLKVFDNVEFLKVPEFYRFLNNRKDIVIPHDPDKAIEILIKNFPNEEKGINAYFEQILSKPKSNDSELTVGEFLDSIIKGEDLKLVLLGNLGYFHDDPYSLSLNYYSVAQGSYFGGGGGNFIKGGSQQLSNYLSDFIESNDGKVIFNHTATEIITENNKAVGVVYQNNKTKEFTKVYADDIIVNAAIPNVAKMLLPKEEGNKLSQEIESKTIGASLLTVYFGFKKPLKDIGNKYYSTFIYDDSVKSQKDILTNNKSDFTTRSFTFVDYSQINSALAPKGKSVGALCCIDYTSDWEHLEKEEYKEKKEEVAQIFIYRLEKIIPGIKNAIEYYEVGTALTVKKYTLNPDGAVYGFAQTTENVNAKKIESIDNLHFASAWTKTGGGFSGAIFSGYLCAFDILRNRR